The region CCTCCTGGAAGAACAATCAAGGCATTCGCAGCAGCTAGAGACGAAATAGCGCCTGACTTGTCCATGCCAACCGGCGTCACGGCAAGCTTTCCTCCTTCGTCTGAAATCTCTCCTCGCACCATTCGCGTAAATGCATTAGGCTCTTTGAAACGGCCGTTTAATACCGCTTTTGTTTTATGTAAATGAGGCAGAGGTGAATGTAAAAAGCTGCGAACAATCGGACGAACAAACAGTTCAAACCCAACATAGCAAGCAGATGGGTTTCCTGATAACCCAAACAGCAGCTGTCCATTTCGTTCTGCGACTGTTGTGACGCTTCCCGGTCGCATCGCAATTTTGTTAAACAGCACATTCGCGCCAAGCTTTTCATAAATAGCAGGTAAATAATCATAGTCCCCAACGGATACGCCGCCGGTTGTCAGTAAAATATCCACTTCTTCAAGCGCTTTTTCTACCGCTTCATAGCAGCGGTCAAAGTCATCTTCAAGTTTGCCTAAATATTTTGGAACCCCGCCGCTTCTTACGATTTGCGCGAGTGCCATATAAGAGTTACTATTGCGGATCTTCCCTGGTTCTAACGGTTCATTTACATCAAGCAGTTCGCTTCCCGTTGTTAACACCCCAACAACCGGTTGTTTGACCACAGCTACATCCGCATAGCCAAACGTAGCTAAAAAAGCTGTGACGCCCGGATTGATGCGCGTTCCTTTTGAAACCAGCACGTCTCCTTTTTTCGTTTCTTCTCCTTTTAACGCAATGTGTGCCCACTTTGAAGCCGGCCGGCTTAACGCCATATACGTCTTGCCTTCTTTTTTATACGACGTTGTTACTTCAAGCATCACAACCGCATCACACGAAGCAGGCACTTGAGCTCCTGTCATAATGCGCACCGCTTGAAACGGCTTTACTTCTTCTTCATAGACAGAACCGGCACCAATTTCACCTACCACTTCGAACTCCACAGGATGTTCACTTGATACTTCTATGCAGTCTTGTGCTCGAACCGCAAAGCCGTCATAAAGCGATTTATTAAAATGAGGCACGTTTTGATCAGCAATAATATCTTCTCCTAAATAGCGCCCGTAGCTTTCGGTGATCGATACGCGTTCGATGCTGCCTTTTCTTTTATATGTCATAACTTTTTCAATTGCTTCAGGAATTGAAATAGGTGTTCTGCTTTCTAACATAGATTCTTCACTTCCTTTATGTCTGTTCACTTTTTGCGCTATGGTGTAAAATCATAGCATATCTCACTATTTCTATCATACAACAAAATTTACTGAAAAAGGATGAAAATACCGATGTCTTCTTTTACACATTTTAATGATCAAGGCCGTGCCAATATGGTCGATATTAGCGAAAAATCTATCACTCGCCGCGTTGCAACAGCTCGTTCAAGCATACTTGTTAACAAAGAAATTCACGAAGCCATTGTAGAACATAAAATCGGAAAAGGCGACGTCCTTGCTGTCGCACAAGTAGCGGGAATCATGGCTGCAAAGCGCACGTCTGACATTATTCCGATGTGTCACCCTCTTTTATTAAAAGGCGTTAACCTTTCATTTGACTGGGACACAAGCAATGATCAATACCGTTTATTAATAGAAGCAACTGTTAAAACAGAAGGCTCAACGGGCGTTGAAATGGAAGCTTTAACCGCCGCTTCTGCCTGTGCATTAACTGTCTATGATATGTGCAAAGCCATTGATAAAGGGATGATTATCGGCGAAACGTATTTACTTGAAAAATCAGGCGGCAAAAACGGTGACTATAAGCGCACGGAAGCTTAAAGGAGGGACGAAATGAGCGTACACGAACATAAATCCAAAGCAACTCAGCCCGTTCGCTGTAAAGTCATTACGGTATCAGATACACGCACAACAGAAACTGATAAAAGCGGCACGCTGATGATTGAACTTCTAAAAGAACATGACATGCAAGTAGCTTCATACGAAATTGTAAAAGACGACCAAACGTCGATTCAACAAGCCATACTTGCCGGATGCAGTGATGACAGCATTGACGTTGTCCTCACAAACGGCGGGACGGGCATCACAAAACGAGACGTCACGATTGAAGCCGTTCAAGCGCTGATTCATAAAGAAATCGTTGGATTTGGCGAACTGTTTCGCATGCTGAGCTACACTGAAGACATTGGCAGCGCAGCAATTATGAGCCGAGCAATTGCCGGAACGATTAACGAAAAAGCCGTTTTTTCTACACCGGGATCAAGCGGTGCTGTTCGTCTAGCCATGACCAAACTGATTTTGCCCGAACTTCGTCACGTTGTGTGGGAATTAAACCGCCAGCGTTAACAAAATGCCTATGCACACGCATAGGCATTTTCATTAATCATAGTCTTTATGTACCCACTCATCTTCTGGAATGCCTAAATCTTCTCCAGAAAAACGCTCTTCTTTAAACGGATC is a window of Priestia aryabhattai DNA encoding:
- a CDS encoding MogA/MoaB family molybdenum cofactor biosynthesis protein, encoding MSVHEHKSKATQPVRCKVITVSDTRTTETDKSGTLMIELLKEHDMQVASYEIVKDDQTSIQQAILAGCSDDSIDVVLTNGGTGITKRDVTIEAVQALIHKEIVGFGELFRMLSYTEDIGSAAIMSRAIAGTINEKAVFSTPGSSGAVRLAMTKLILPELRHVVWELNRQR
- the moaC gene encoding cyclic pyranopterin monophosphate synthase MoaC, which codes for MSSFTHFNDQGRANMVDISEKSITRRVATARSSILVNKEIHEAIVEHKIGKGDVLAVAQVAGIMAAKRTSDIIPMCHPLLLKGVNLSFDWDTSNDQYRLLIEATVKTEGSTGVEMEALTAASACALTVYDMCKAIDKGMIIGETYLLEKSGGKNGDYKRTEA
- a CDS encoding molybdopterin molybdotransferase MoeA, which translates into the protein MLESRTPISIPEAIEKVMTYKRKGSIERVSITESYGRYLGEDIIADQNVPHFNKSLYDGFAVRAQDCIEVSSEHPVEFEVVGEIGAGSVYEEEVKPFQAVRIMTGAQVPASCDAVVMLEVTTSYKKEGKTYMALSRPASKWAHIALKGEETKKGDVLVSKGTRINPGVTAFLATFGYADVAVVKQPVVGVLTTGSELLDVNEPLEPGKIRNSNSYMALAQIVRSGGVPKYLGKLEDDFDRCYEAVEKALEEVDILLTTGGVSVGDYDYLPAIYEKLGANVLFNKIAMRPGSVTTVAERNGQLLFGLSGNPSACYVGFELFVRPIVRSFLHSPLPHLHKTKAVLNGRFKEPNAFTRMVRGEISDEGGKLAVTPVGMDKSGAISSLAAANALIVLPGGEHGYDEGIEVNVLHLEKEGTSSLWV